Proteins encoded within one genomic window of Triticum aestivum cultivar Chinese Spring chromosome 2D, IWGSC CS RefSeq v2.1, whole genome shotgun sequence:
- the LOC123054744 gene encoding transcription factor bHLH112, producing the protein MGDHQLMYAAPAMHNGGGGGGAVSHGMWWNTNTTAVPAAACSTELAGFNAWPAAQLAAGGGYDMAVADGGKAKSCTTTASSESPGNNSSVTFQETASISDPAAGFTDWNTPYMSNGGAGNMHGFLQVGHHDMSSRTDQQSHMNASSLMNDPSPNNLDLALQGHHQQQHQQAGDHHRQQQQLLSSLGAPELLLSPNSPYGFQSSSLLRSLLEPTAKPAPAAGIQQYQYQQMGGQAGVREPLHFTNDAAFWNPSAGFGMAMPAPAVSEQTSARAVKRPSPAPRGANLALKSVLEGVGDSSSIVTKKANSEPAFKKPRTETPSSLPTFKVRKEKLGDRITALQQLVSPFGKTDTASVLHETIEYIKFLHDQAGVLSAPYLKRGHHQHQVPQYLKSSSASPDKSCKDGGSEVSLKGRGLCLVPISSTFAVASDGPVDFWTPFGGQFR; encoded by the exons ATGGGAGATCATCAGCTGATGTACGCTGCTCCGGCCAtgcacaacggcggcggcggcggtggagctgtctcACACGGCATGTGGTGGAACACCAACACAACCGCGGTGCCTGCGGCGGCGTGCTCGACGGAGCTCGCAGGGTTCAACGCCTGGCCGGCCGCTCAGCTGGCTGCTGGCGGTGGCTACGACATGGCGGTGGCGGACGGCGGCAAGGCCAAGAGCTGCACCACCACGGCCTCCTCCGAGTCGCCCGGGAACAACAGCTCCGTAACCTTCCAAGAAACAGCCAGCATCAGCGACCCGGCAGCCGGCTTCACCGACTGGAATACCCCTTACAT GAGCAACGGCGGCGCTGGTAACATGCATGGGTTCCTCCAAGTTGGCCACCATGACATGAGCTCAAGAACGGACCAGCAGAGCCACATGAACGCGTCGAGCCTGATGAATGACCCATCACCGAATAACCTAGACCTAGCGCTGCAAggccaccaccagcagcagcatcAGCAGGCCGGCGATCACCACCGCCAGCAGCAGCAGCTGTTGTCTAGCCTGGGGGCGCCCGAGCTGCTCCTGTCACCGAACTCGCCCTACGGGTTCCAGTCGTCGTCGCTGTTGAGGAGCCTCTTGGAGCCGACGGCCAAGCCGGCACCGGCGGCGGGGATTCAGCAGTACCAGTACCAGCAGATGGGCGGGCAGGCAGGGGTCAGGGAGCCGCTCCACTTCACCAACGACGCGGCGTTCTGGAACCCGTCTGCCGGGTTCGGCATGGCGATGCCAGCGCCGGCGGTGTCTGAGCAGACTAGCGCGCGTGCGGTGAAACGACCATCACCGGCGCCCCGCGGGGCAAACCTTGCACTAAAG AGTGTGTTAGAAGGAGTGGGGGACTCTAGCTCGATCGTTACCAAGAAGGCGAACAGCGAGCCAGCATTCAAGAAGCCGAGAACGGAGACGCCGTCGTCATTGCCGACCTTCAAG GTTAGGAAGGAGAAGCTAGGGGACAGGATCACAGCGCTCCAACAGCTCGTCTCTCCTTTCGGAAAG aCGGATACGGCGTCGGTGCTCCACGAGACCATCGAGTACATCAAGTTCCTCCACGACCAAGCTGGT GTGCTTAGTGCTCCATACTTGAAGAGGGGCCATCATCAGCATCAAGTGCCACAGTACCTCAAG AGCTCGAGTGCTAGCCCTGACAAGTCGTGCAAGGATGGCGGCAGCGAGGTGTCGCTCAAGGGCCGGGGGCTGTGCCTGGTGCCGATATCGAGCACGTTCGCGGTGGCCAGCGATGGGCCCGTCGACTTCTGGACTCCCTTCGGCGGCCAGTTTAGGTAG
- the LOC123054745 gene encoding G-type lectin S-receptor-like serine/threonine-protein kinase B120 has translation MTPLPVFVLLSLVCLCKSDDRLTPEKSLNAGDKLVSSGGIFALGFFTPANSTADTYIGIWYNKIPERTYVWVANRDKPIKNGSPGKLAMSSDSDLVLSDSQGRTLWTTTNNFTSATTGTAAILFDSGNLVIRLPNGTDIWQSFHYPTDTALPDMVLPLSTNDGILMRLIAWRAPDDPASSDYSMGGDSSSDLQVVIWNGTRPYWRRSAWDGSLVSALYQSNTGFIVTETIVDRGGELYMTFTVSEGSPSMRMTLDYKGTFKFLVWNSNSSSWEAFIEHPSPICERYAYCGPFGYCDAAETVPKCNCLSGFEPDGVNFSRGCRRKEDLKCGIDNNFSTLRGMKTPDKFLYVRNRSFDQCTEECRRNCSCSAYAYANLRNGSAYANLKNGSGAADQSRCLIWLGGLVDTGKFRDGGGENLYLRLASSTVDKESKVLKIILPIVASLLILASICLVWICKSRGKRRIKEIKNKHTPQHLQNSKLNELENESIDLPYICFEDIVTATDNFSDYKMLGKGGFGKVYKGLLGGGGKEVAVKRLSKSSGQGAEEFRNEVVLIAKLQHRNLVRLLGYCTYEDEKLLIYEYLPNKSLDAFLFDATRNSVLDWLTRFKVIKGIARGLLYLHQDSRLTIIHRDLKASNVLLDAEMNPKISDFGMARIFGGNEQQANTIHVVGTYGYMSPEYAMEGSFSVKSDTYSFGVLLLEIVSGSKISSSHFMTDFTSLIAYAWSLWKDGNARELVDSSIVENCPLHEVLRCVHIGLLCVQDNPNARPLMSSTVFMLENETALLPTPKEPLYFRQRFNLTRKVRKKWGFCEYLSIYQKGRKVHLSDLEAKKQDMSPEYALEGIFSVRSDTYSYGILLLEIATHVLVVSMLDSEAVPLTTPEQPLYFVGRRHEAEEAREDSVNKASLTTLAGRWMLIIPCSEVSARSDVVELCLVCWLYEFDHYTNLRGSFH, from the exons ATGACTCCCCTCCCAGTTTTCGTCCTCCTGTCATTGGTTTGTTTATGCAAATCCGATGACCGCCTTACTCCCGAAAAATCACTCAACGCTGGTGATAAGCTCGTTTCGAGCGGCGGCATCTTTGCTCTTGGCTTCTTCACCCCGGCAAACTCAACTGCGGACACGTACATCGGCATATGGTACAACAAGATCCCTGAGCGCACTTATGTGTGGGTCGCTAACCGCGACAAGCCGATCAAGAATGGTTCTCCTGGGAAGCTGGCTATGAGCAGCGACTCTGACCTTGTCTTGTCTGACTCCCAAGGCCGAACTCTATGGACAACCACAAACAACTTCACATCCGCAACCACCGGAACTGCTGCTATACTGTTTGATTCCGGAAACTTGGTCATCCGGTTGCCGAATGGCACAGACATATGGCAGAGCTTCCATTACCCGACTGACACCGCCCTCCCTGACATGGTTTTACCACTGAGCACAAATGATGGTATCTTGATGCGCCTCATTGCTTGGAGGGCCCCTGATGACCCGGCCTCCAGCGACTACTCCATGGGTGGTGACTCTAGCTCAGACCTTCAGGTTGTAATCTGGAATGGGACGAGACCGTATTGGCGTAGATCTGCGTGGGATGGGTCATTGGTCTCTGCCCTGTATCAAAGCAACACTGGCTTCATCGTAACTGAAACAATTGTCGACAGAGGGGGTGAGTTATACATGACATTCACCGTCTCTGAGGGCTCACCAAGCATGCGCATGACACTGGACTACAAAGGCACTTTTAAATTTCTGGTCTGGAACAGCAACTCGTCATCATGGGAGGCTTTCATAGAGCATCCTAGTCCTATCTGTGAACGCTACGCCTATTGCGGACCATTTGGCTACTGTGATGCCGCTGAAACAGTTCCGAAATGCAACTGCCTCAGTGGGTTTGAGCCTGATGGCGTCAACTTCTCCAGAGGATGTCGGAGAAAGGAGGATCTGAAATGTGGTATTGACAATAATTTCTCGACCCTGAGAGGTATGAAGACACCTGACAAGTTCTTGTATGTCAGGAACAGAAGTTTTGACCAATGCACAGAAGAGTGCAGACGCAATTGCTCTTGCTCCGCATATGCTTATGCTAACCTGAGAAATGGAAGTGCTTATGCTAACCTGAAAAATGGAAGTGGGGCTGCGGACCAGTCAAGGTGCTTAATTTGGTTAGGAGGACTTGTCGACACGGGGAAATTTCGTGATGGTGGTGGTGAGAACCTGTACCTCCGCCTTGCCAGTTCAACAG TTGACAAGGAGAGTAAGGTATTGAAGATTATACTCCCAATAGTGGCTAGTCTGCTGATACTCGCATCCATCTGCCTTGTGTGGATATGCAAGTCAAGAG GTAAACGACGAATCAAGGAGATTAAGAACAAACATACGCCACAGCACTTGCAAAATTCCAAGTTGAACGAACTTGAGAATGAAAGTATAGACCTTCCATATATTTGCTTTGAAGACATTGTTACTGCAACAGACAATTTCTCAGACTACAAAATGCTTGGGAAAGGTGGCTTTGGAAAAGTTTACAAG GGACTATTAGGAGGTGGTGGTAAGGAAGTTGCTGTCAAAAGGCTTAGTAAAAGTTCCGGCCAAGGGGCCGAGGAGTTCAGAAATGAAGTTGTTCTAATTGCCAAATTACAGCATAGAAACTTAGTTAGACTTCTTGGTTACTGCACTTATGAAGATGAGAAGTTATTGATATATGAATACTTACCTAACAAAAGCTTGGATGCCTTCCTTTTTG atGCAACAAGAAATTCTGTGCTTGATTGGCTTACCCGGTTCAAGGTAATTAAAGGGATAGCAAGAGGGCTTCTTTATCTCCACCAAGATTCAAGGTTAACAATAATTCATAGGGATCTCAAAGCAAGCAATGTCTTGTTAGATGCAGAAATGAACCCTAAAATATCAGATTTTGGTATGGCAAGGATATTTGGAGGAAATGAGCAACAAGCGAACACTATCCACGTTGTTGGGACATA TGGTTACATGTCTCCTGAATATGCAATGGAAGGTTCCTTTTCTGTCAAGTCTGACACTTATAGCTTTGGCGTTCTACTGTTGGAGATTGTAAGTGGGTCAAAGATCAGTTCATCCCATTTCATGACGGACTTTACAAGCCTTATAGCTTAC GCCTGGAGCTTATGGAAAGATGGAAATGCAAGAGAATTGGTGGACTCGTCCATTGTGGAGAACTGTCCACTTCATGAAGTTCTACGATGTGTTCATATAGGTCTCTTGTGTGTTCAAGACAATCCAAATGCCAGGCCGCTCATGTCATCCACTGTGTTCATGCTAGAAAATGAAACGGCTCTGCTTCCTACTCCGAAGGAGCCTCTATACTTTAGGCAACG GTTCAACCTGACCAGAAAAGTAAGAAAAAAGTGGGGCTTCTGTGAATATCTCAGTATCTATCAGAAAGGTAGAAAGGTCCATTTAAGTGATCTTGAAGCG AAAAAACAGGACATGTCGCCTGAATATGCCTTGGAAGGCATTTTCTCTGTCAGGTCCGACACATATAGCTATGGGATCTTGCTACTGGAGATT GCCACTCATGTGTTGGTCGTGTCTATGCTGGACAGTGAGGCCGTGCCACTCACAACACCAGAGCAGCCTTTGTATTTTGTTGGAAGGAGGCATGAAGCGGAAGAAGCAAGGGAGGACTCTGTTAACAAGGCAAGCCTGACGACGCTAGCAGGGCGTTGGATGCTTATTATTCCTTGCAGTGAG GTCTCTGCACGATCTGATGTTGTTGAACTTTGTCTTGTATGCTGGCTTTATGAGTTCGACCATTACACTAACTTACGTGGTAGCTTTCATTGA